The proteins below come from a single Arthrobacter sp. zg-Y1171 genomic window:
- a CDS encoding PP2C family serine/threonine-protein phosphatase, with amino-acid sequence MNSDETASPDTDMHAVFGYASDRGLRRELNEDSLIAADPIFAIADGMGGHEAGEVASSICVRTLGDSPIVGKHLPEFSAEQLEALVKEADHRIREATGGRAGTTLTGAVLVREGGNPYWLVFNVGDSRTYRLSHGVLEQITVDHSEVQELVDLGQITPDEALVHPRRHVVTRALGTGNDAEADFWLIPVEPGDRLLVCSDGLTGEVADGHILQILTSVTNPQDACAALVQAALRSGGRDNVTVLVIDAEGGPDGHESAAITLPGGAQEQQPTGPRPVEGDPAGAGTDPAGAGTDPAVSRKTPEE; translated from the coding sequence ATGAACTCCGACGAAACTGCATCCCCGGATACCGATATGCACGCCGTGTTTGGCTACGCCTCGGACCGCGGACTACGCCGCGAACTGAATGAGGACTCGCTCATCGCCGCAGACCCGATTTTTGCCATCGCCGACGGCATGGGCGGGCATGAGGCGGGGGAGGTGGCCAGCAGCATCTGTGTCCGGACCCTTGGTGATTCCCCGATAGTGGGCAAGCACCTGCCGGAGTTCTCCGCCGAACAGCTGGAGGCCCTGGTCAAGGAGGCGGACCACCGCATCCGTGAAGCCACAGGCGGGCGGGCCGGCACCACGCTGACCGGCGCCGTCCTCGTCCGGGAAGGGGGAAACCCCTACTGGCTGGTGTTCAACGTGGGCGATTCACGCACCTACCGGCTGAGCCATGGCGTGCTGGAACAGATCACCGTGGACCACTCCGAGGTCCAGGAACTGGTGGACCTGGGACAGATCACCCCGGACGAGGCCCTGGTGCATCCGCGCCGCCACGTAGTCACCCGCGCCCTGGGCACCGGAAACGATGCCGAAGCGGACTTCTGGCTGATCCCGGTGGAACCGGGGGACCGGCTCCTGGTCTGCTCCGACGGCCTCACCGGCGAGGTTGCCGACGGGCACATCCTGCAGATCCTGACGTCCGTCACCAACCCCCAGGACGCCTGTGCCGCCTTGGTGCAGGCTGCCTTGCGCTCGGGCGGGCGGGACAACGTCACGGTATTGGTCATCGATGCCGAGGGCGGACCGGACGGACATGAGTCCGCCGCCATTACGTTGCCCGGAGGGGCCCAGGAACAGCAGCCCACCGGCCCGCGTCCGGTCGAAGGCGACCCGGCGGGTGCCGGGACCGACCCGGCGGGTGCCGGGACCGACCCGGCGGTATCACGGAAGACCCCGGAGGAATGA
- a CDS encoding FHA domain-containing protein, with protein sequence MKNLRYRPGTWVCLVRDAVLCLLPPDTGEERVREIWALLATEPALDRVFSVVSGGLSGSLADMPSFGVLSLRDRERLHVILRGPLELQQTGKDEPAASGEFVTTWSERVLPAGGSFTLKTAASAGAAGNSAENPLLPLESGVALVSMLEFGSLDVGARVVGAQETAGAKPAEAQPAKVQPVPVQPVESRPAPIQVASPEGNAAASGEPVPAAEQTVEPVQEQVSAEEPDLSETVRPPEEAFVPSDTLQPAEASLPPAPKAADAPSGALIDSVPWLGGTSTAPVGAPGRPTAAPVPAAPVPAAAAPVPAAPAPAAAPAATADQAPEDLDHDGDTIMSSELTKAAPAPAPAGHPNTAPTVLARTCPQGHANPPTRSVCVHCGQPLGEEPHPVSRPALGRAVFSTGHAEVLDRNIIVGRQPSVARAQGSDMPRMVQVPSSGGDISRSHAEIRLEGWHVMLRDLFSTNGTVLVREGQLPHRLGQGEGVIVLDGDTAELGDDVWIRFEGLA encoded by the coding sequence ATGAAAAACCTGCGCTACCGCCCCGGGACGTGGGTGTGTCTGGTTCGCGATGCGGTGCTGTGCCTGCTGCCCCCGGACACCGGGGAAGAGCGGGTACGGGAGATCTGGGCACTGCTGGCCACGGAGCCGGCACTTGACCGCGTTTTTTCGGTTGTCTCCGGGGGACTCTCCGGCAGCCTGGCCGATATGCCTTCCTTCGGTGTGCTTTCCCTGCGGGACCGGGAGCGCCTGCACGTCATCCTGCGCGGTCCGCTGGAACTGCAGCAGACCGGGAAGGACGAGCCTGCGGCGTCCGGCGAATTTGTCACCACCTGGAGCGAGCGGGTCCTGCCTGCCGGCGGTTCGTTCACCCTGAAGACCGCGGCTTCGGCTGGTGCTGCCGGAAATTCCGCGGAGAATCCGCTGCTGCCGCTCGAAAGCGGCGTTGCCCTGGTTTCGATGCTGGAATTCGGCTCCCTGGACGTCGGGGCGCGGGTAGTCGGTGCGCAGGAAACCGCCGGTGCGAAGCCCGCCGAAGCCCAGCCCGCGAAGGTCCAGCCCGTGCCTGTCCAGCCGGTGGAATCCCGGCCGGCACCAATCCAGGTCGCTTCCCCGGAAGGGAACGCTGCCGCCTCCGGCGAACCCGTTCCGGCAGCGGAGCAAACCGTCGAACCCGTGCAGGAGCAGGTTTCCGCAGAGGAACCGGACCTGAGCGAGACCGTCCGTCCCCCGGAGGAGGCTTTCGTCCCGTCGGATACCCTCCAGCCTGCCGAAGCATCCCTTCCGCCTGCACCGAAGGCGGCTGACGCGCCGTCCGGTGCGCTGATCGATTCAGTTCCGTGGCTGGGCGGCACCTCGACGGCTCCCGTCGGTGCCCCGGGGCGTCCGACCGCAGCCCCCGTGCCTGCAGCCCCTGTTCCGGCTGCTGCAGCCCCCGTGCCTGCAGCCCCGGCACCGGCGGCAGCACCGGCGGCAACTGCCGATCAGGCGCCGGAAGACCTGGACCACGACGGCGACACCATCATGAGCAGCGAACTGACGAAGGCAGCACCGGCGCCGGCCCCTGCCGGGCACCCGAATACGGCCCCGACGGTTCTGGCCCGCACCTGCCCGCAGGGGCACGCAAATCCGCCTACGCGCAGCGTGTGCGTACACTGCGGGCAGCCGCTGGGCGAGGAGCCCCACCCGGTTAGCCGTCCTGCCCTGGGACGGGCGGTGTTTTCCACCGGCCACGCGGAGGTCCTGGACCGGAACATTATTGTTGGACGCCAGCCGTCAGTGGCCAGGGCCCAGGGCTCCGACATGCCGCGGATGGTGCAGGTGCCCAGCAGCGGAGGCGATATTTCCCGTTCGCACGCCGAGATCCGGCTGGAGGGATGGCATGTGATGCTCCGGGACCTGTTCTCCACCAACGGCACCGTGCTGGTCCGCGAAGGACAGCTGCCGCACCGCCTTGGCCAGGGTGAAGGGGTAATCGTGCTCGACGGCGACACCGCCGAGCTCGGCGACGACGTCTGGATCCGGTTCGAAGGACTGGCATGA